In Gossypium arboreum isolate Shixiya-1 chromosome 6, ASM2569848v2, whole genome shotgun sequence, the following are encoded in one genomic region:
- the LOC108485305 gene encoding uncharacterized protein LOC108485305 produces the protein MSFLTLHIVRQSKSDHEAILMDTNRSKPKEKNIDHTAWFRYDICWAKEQKARDIITSIWSNEECNLIENMELIRDKLGLWQYQCYRRMKNNIKGLEKEISKLMDGPTNERSMSLLKSAREGDRNTCYFHIQASIHRKKNSIERLKDAHGDWHEDKKEICLIAWNYFNDLFKTSINLDVESDLHYALECINEDMNRRLNREFTDEEILMAFKQMDLCKAPGIDGLSGSIFKEHWPIVGEDVLSLCHDILKGNKSAECINETPLRLRTPVKWLTFIQSVFAG, from the exons ATGTCATTTCTTACTTTACATATTGTTCGCCAATCAAAATCTGATCATGAGGCTATCTTAATGGATACGAATAGGAGTAAGCCAAAAGAGAAGAATATTGATCATACGGCTTGGTTTAGATATGACATTTGTTGGGCGAAGGAGCAAAAGGCTAGAGATATCATCACTAGTATTTGGTCCAATGAAGAGTGCAATTTGATAGAGAATATGGAGCTGATTCGAGACAAGCTGGGCCTGTGGCAATACCAGTGTTATAGAAGGATGAAGAATAATATTAAAGGGCTGGAAAAAGAGATCAGCAAGCTTATGGATGGTCCTACGAATGAGAGGTCTATGAGCCTTCTTAAGAGTGCTCGGG AAGGTGATAGGAACACCTGCTATTTCCATATTCAGGCTTCGATCCATAGAAAAAAGAATAGCATTGAGAGACTTAAAGATGCACATGGCGACTGGCATGAAGACAAAAAGGAGATTTGCCTCATTGCTTGGAATTATTTTAATGATCTATTCAAGACCTCTATTAATTTGGATGTTGAGAGTGATTTACATTATGCTCTTGAATGCATTAATGAGGATATGAACAGGAGGTTGAACAGAGAGTTTACTGATGAGGAAATCTTAATGGCTTTTAAACAGATGGATCTGTGTAAGGCCCCGGGGATTGATGGGCTTTCGGGGAGCATTTTCAAGGAACATTGGCCTATAGTGGGTGAAGATGTTCTAAGCTTGTGTCATGATATCCTCAAGGGCAATAAGAGTGCTGAGTGTATTAATGAAACACCCCTAAGATTAAGAACCCCTGTGAAATGGCTAACTTTCATCCAATCAGTCTTTGCAGGGTGA